A DNA window from Zingiber officinale cultivar Zhangliang chromosome 3A, Zo_v1.1, whole genome shotgun sequence contains the following coding sequences:
- the LOC122053814 gene encoding MOB kinase activator-like 1A has translation MEWIEVQLDDESIFPQKLGTPFPANFKDVVKTIFKRLFRVYAHIYHSHFQKIVSLKEEAHLNTCFKHFILFTYEFGLIDKKEIAPLQELIESIVL, from the exons ATGGAGTGGATTGAAGTTCAGCTCGACGATGAATCTATTTTCCCTCAAAAGCTCG GAACACCTTTTCCTGCAAACTTCAAAGACGTCGTGAAGACAATATTCAAGCGGTTGTTCCGTGTTTACGCACACATTTATCACTCTCATTTCCAGAAGATTGTGAGCCTCAAGGAAGAAGCACATCTCAACACCTGCTTCAAGCATTTCATTCTTTTCACTTAT GAGTTTGGGTTGATCGACAAGAAGGAAATCGCCCCGCTGCAGGAGCTGATTGAGTCCATCGTTCTATAA